One window of Nymphaea colorata isolate Beijing-Zhang1983 chromosome 1, ASM883128v2, whole genome shotgun sequence genomic DNA carries:
- the LOC116255939 gene encoding pentatricopeptide repeat-containing protein At5g64320, mitochondrial-like yields the protein MVCLSLHTMIGRLSRAANAVKASPSAHLLVSCAYSSFVENKWERILKPFDLEELRRSMRNKITPRQLCELIEVPLGISKTMCIFSWVSSQKSFSHTVEVYRALINKLGENREFRKIDEVLSRMKELGVVCDEALFLVIMRRYRDAGLPGNAVRILKEMEERFWCKPTFRSYNFVLDLLVSQNCHEMAPPIFFEMLNRGVYPTVLSFLIAMKALCLMNQLDSACSLLSEMTKHACVPDTSIYQTLIHALCKHRRVADALKLLEEMFLMGCPADVKTFNAILHGLCTLDRIYEAAKLIDRMLMRGCTPNERTYGILMHGLCRNGRIDEARKLFDEITNPNVVLYNTLINGYLMNGQFNEAKAIFYRDMCLRGCEPDVFTYTILIRGLCKVGRLGVAQELLQEMVVKGCSPNIFTYVTVVDGLCKKGRLDEALELLQRMLSRGIKLNVVSYNCLIHAFCKNRRVDEAVEVFNKMKTEGCNPDVFTFNSLIYGFCEIGKIEEACKIFHELVDYGAIPNQVTYNTLISSLLRRGSFQEALNLLNEMDFRGCPPDAITYNALIKALCKGGFVGKALGLYEEMLRKNAAPNTISYNILINGLCDARDVQTALELLREMIHRGCVPDIVTYNSLINGLCRIREVHEALKLLDKLQLEGILPDEITYNTLICWYCKSKMFEDAFWLLGTVIEKGMSPNAVTWSALVKGYVKEGSDWAENDGELLKI from the coding sequence ATGGTGTGCCTATCTCTGCATACCATGATCGGGCGACTGAGTCGCGCTGCTAATGCGGTCAAAGCTTCGCCATCGGCCCACCTGTTGGTTTCTTGTGCTTACTCATCTTTTGTGGAAAACAAATGGGAAAGGATTCTCAAACCATTCGATCTGGAAGAGCTTCGGCGGTCGATGAGAAACAAGATAACCCCGCGTCAGCTTTGCGAATTGATCGAGGTCCCGCTTGGAATCTCGAAGACAATGTGCATTTTTAGCTGGGTATCATCCCAAAAGAGCTTCTCGCACACGGTAGAGGTATATCGTGCGTTGATCAATAAGCTTGGTGAGAACAGGGAGTTTAGAAAGATAGACGAGGTGTTGAGTAGAATGAAGGAGTTGGGTGTTGTTTGTGACGAGGCTTTGTTTCTTGTGATCATGAGACGGTATCGTGATGCTGGACTGCCGGGTAATGCCGTCAGGATTCTTAAGGAGATGGAGGAGAGGTTTTGGTGCAAACCCACTTTCCGATCATATAATTTTGTATTGGACTTGTTGGTGTCTCAAAATTGCCACGAAATGGCTCCTCCCATCTTCTTCGAGATGTTGAATCGTGGTGTTTATCCAACGGTTTTATCATTTCTCATTGCGATGAAGGCGCTTTGTTTGATGAATCAACTGGACTCAGCCTGCTCGTTGCTTTCGGAAATGACGAAGCACGCATGTGTACCGGATACATCGATCTACCAGACTCTGATACATGCCTTGTGTAAGCATAGAAGAGTTGCCGATGCATTGAAGCTTCTAGAAGAGATGTTTCTCATGGGTTGTCCCGCAGACGTCAAAACATTCAATGCAATTCTTCATGGGTTGTGCACACTCGACCGGATATATGAGGCTGCAAAACTAATTGATAGGATGCTGATGCGGGGGTGCACCCCAAATGAGAGAACTTACGGAATTCTAATGCACGGTCTTTGTAGAAATGGCAGAATTGATGAAGCCAGGAAACTGtttgatgaaataacaaatcccAACGTAGTCTTGTACAATACACTGATAAATGGGTACTTGATGAATGGCCAATTCAATGAAGCCAAGGCCATTTTCTACCGTGATATGTGTTTGCGAGGCTGTGAGCCCGACGTTTTCACGTACACCATTTTGATTCGTGGTTTGTGCAAAGTCGGGCGTCTCGGTGTGGCGCAGGAATTGCTTCAAGAGATGGTGGTGAAAGGGTGCTCCCCCAACATTTTTACTTACGTTACAGTGGTCGATGGTTTATGCAAGAAAGGTAGATTGGATGAGGCTCTTGAACTTTTGCAAAGGATGCTGTCAAGAGGCATTAAATTGAACGTTGTCAGCTACAATTGTCTTATACATGCTTTCTGCAAAAATAGGAGGGTGGATGAGGCTGTAGAAGTATTCAATAAGATGAAGACTGAAGGTTGCAATCCTgatgttttcacttttaactCCTTAATTTATGGCTTCTGTGAAATCGGTAAAATAGAGGAGGCATGCAAGATCTTCCATGAATTGGTTGACTACGGTGCAATTCCCAATCAGGTTACTTATAACACTTTAATAAGTTCCTTGCTGAGGAGGGGTTCGTTTCAAGAAGCTCTTAATCTTCTCAATGAAATGGATTTCCGAGGTTGTCCACCAGATGCAATCACTTATAATGCTCTCATAAAAGCACTTTGTAAAGGTGGTTTCGTGGGCAAGGCATTAGGTTTGTACGAGGAAATGCTAAGGAAGAACGCTGCTCCCAATACCATTTCGTATAACATCTTGATAAATGGTCTTTGCGATGCAAGGGATGTCCAAACTGCTCTTGAGCTTCTAAGAGAAATGATTCATCGAGGATGTGTGCCTGATATAGTCACTTACAATTCCCTGATAAATGGTCTTTGTAGGATACGGGAGGTTCATGAGGCTTTGAAGCTGTTGGACAAGTTACAGTTGGAAGGCATTTTACCTGATGAAATCACTTACAATACGCTCATTTGCTGGTACTGCAAGAGTAAAATGTTTGAAGATGCTTTCTGGCTTCTAGGTACAGTTATTGAGAAGGGGATGTCTCCTAATGCGGTCACATGGTCAGCATTAGTCAAGGGTTATGTAAAAGAAGGATCAGATTGGGCAGAGAATGATGGAGAACTTCTGAAGATATAG
- the LOC116261973 gene encoding rac-like GTP-binding protein ARAC7 produces the protein MSASKFIKCVTVGDGAVGKTCMLICYTSNKFPTDYIPTVFDNFSANVLVDGNVVNLGLWDTAGQEDYSRLRPLSYRGADVFVLAFSLLSRASYENVLKKWMPELRRFAPNVPIVLVGTKLDLRDDKGYLADHTGSGAVTTAQGEELRKQIGAAAYIECSSKTQQNIKAVFDTAIKVVLQPPRRKEMIKKKKRSSGCSIMSIMCGGTCVAY, from the exons ATGAGCGCTTCCAAGTTCATCAAGTGTGTGACAGTGGGAGATGGTGCTGTGGGCAAGACTTGTATGCTCATCTGCTACACCAGTAACAAGTTCCCGACT GACTATATTCCTACAGTCTTTGACAACTTCAGCGCAAATGTCTTGGTGGATGGAAACGTTGTCAATTTAGGACTTTGGGACACAGCAG GCCAAGAAGATTACAGTAGGTTAAGGCCACTGAGTTACAGGGGAGCTGATGTGTTTGTTTTGGCCTTCTCTTTGCTCAGCAGGGCAAGCTATGAAAATGTCCTAAAGAAG TGGATGCCTGAGCTTCGACGGTTCGCCCCCAATGTTCCAATTGTTCTCGTTGGAACCAAATTAG ATCTCCGTGATGATAAAGGTTATCTGGCTGATCATACGGGTTCCGGCGCAGTAACAACAGCACAG GGGGAGGAGCTAAGGAAGCAGATCGGTGCTGCCGCTTATATTGAATGTAGCTCCAAAACTCAGCAG AATATCAAAGCTGTTTTTGATACTGCTATAAAGGTTGTCCTTCAACCCCCAAGAAGGAAGgaaatgattaaaaagaaaaagagaagttcTGGCTGCTCAATCAT